Proteins co-encoded in one Brassica oleracea var. oleracea cultivar TO1000 chromosome C4, BOL, whole genome shotgun sequence genomic window:
- the LOC106340182 gene encoding uncharacterized protein LOC106340182, protein MQMTERGRAMWHTSLASAFRTALACTIVGAATLYGPEWILRFVAFPAFSYVMVILIITDATLGDTLRGCWLALYATCQSVAPAIITLRLIGLARLTAGTTALAAALAAFLVVLPNNLTHLVAKRIALGQIVLIYVIGYINGAETEPVMHPLRVAASTALGVIACVLALLVPFPRLATCEVKQSSKEIGQNVTTRVKLYMKAFCAEDATSAMASVSQARELSRMSSKLYQTIKRYQPSMRWERLPFKIWRWQNVNDNKGEKLQSMEIALRGMEMVLASKSPIPSSLLAGEVKDGIKNMQERVILSIKRVNNIPQPSVTPETDLEKPDECLQTLQEIPETSQELPFYFFLFCLRLLETISTAKPEENKGSVKSKSRSWVSDWDSKKVMPAIKLSLSLGLAIFLGSLYSKPNGYWAGLPVAISFAAAREATFKVANVKAQGTVIGTVYGVMGCFVFQRFLTVRFLSLLPWFIFSTFLSKSRMYGQAGGISAAIGAVLILGRKNFGEPSDFAIDRIVETFIGLSCSIMVELVLQPTRAANVAKLELSRSFHALYECASLFGAKPSKAEIVESQKKLRSHLTALKKCTEEAQAEPSFWFSPFNASRYEKLFKSLCRMADLLQFSSHAIGFLEEQGKGNSPQCKEILRDVDQDLKSLTQSIGLLAKSFEEITLLKSLDAFEKALVKNDNSSWDIELGKTPNPSFSSPESEPEKILNTYLQHCRGVADGMFRAEEEREEVKVDKSQVVLSLSALGFCVEKMGQEAIEIEEMVKEVVQSENPSSHVNLHEISCKIRSLYK, encoded by the exons ATGCAAATGACTGAGAGAGGCCGAGCCATGTGGCACACGTCCCTAGCCTCGGCATTCCGCACAGCTCTAGCTTGCACAATCGTTGGTGCGGCTACACTCTACGGACCCGAGTGGATCCTCCGTTTTGTGGCATTCCCGGCGTTTTCTTACGTCATGGTCATTCTCATCATTACGGACGCCACGCTAGGCGACACACTACGTGGCTGCTGGCTAGCCCTTTACGCCACATGTCAGAGCGTTGCACCGGCTATCATTACACTAAGGCTTATAGGACTAGCTCGGCTCACGGCCGGAACTACTGCTTTAGCCGCGGCTTTAGCAGCGTTCTTGGTGGTGCTACCAAATAATTTGACACATTTGGTGGCTAAGCGGATCGCTCTTGGCCAGATTGTTCTTATTTATGTTATTGGTTATATAAATGGAGCTGAGACTGAGCCAGTCATGCACCCACTTAGAGTCGCAGCTAGCACCGCGCTTGGTGTTATAGCATGCGTTCTTGCACTTCTTGTTCCATTTCCTCGCTTGGCTACTTGCGAG GTGAAACAAAGCTCCAAAGAGATTGGTCAAAATGTAACGACGCGAGTGAAGTTATACATGAAAGCTTTTTGCGCCGAGGATGCAACCTCCGCAATGGCTTCTGTCTCACAAGCTCGAGAATTGTCTCGTATGTCCTCCAAGCTTTATCAAACCATCAAACGCTACCAA CCAAGCATGAGATGGGAGAGGCTTCCATTTAAGATATGGAGATGGCAAAATGTGAACGATAACAAAGGAGAGAAACTGCAAAGCATGGAGATCGCTCTGAGAGGAATGGAAATGGTATTAGCAAGCAAATCTCCTATACCTTCGAGTTTACTTGCGGGAGAAGTCAAAGATGGTATCAAGAACATGCAAGAACGTGTGATTCTCTCAATCAAACGAGTAAACAACATCCCCCAACCGTCGGTGACTCCAGAAACCGATCTAGAGAAGCCCGATGAATGCCTCCAAACACTTCAAGAAATCCCGGAAACATCTCAAGAATTGCCCTTTTACTTCTTCTTGTTCTGCCTCAGGCTCCTCGAAACCATCTCAACGGCTAAACCGGAGGAGAACAAGGGCTCAGTCAAATCCAAGAGTAGGTCTTGGGTCAGTGATTGGGACAGCAAGAAGGTTATGCCGGCGATAAAGTTATCGCTTTCGTTAGGTTTAGCGATTTTTCTAGGGTCACTGTATAGTAAGCCCAACGGGTATTGGGCTGGTTTACCGGTAGCGATCAGCTTTGCGGCAGCAAGAGAGGCGACGTTTAAAGTGGCGAACGTGAAGGCACAAGGGACAGTGATAGGGACCGTGTACGGAGTGATGGGCTGTTTTGTGTTTCAGAGGTTTTTGACGGTTAGGTTTCTTTCTTTGCTTCCGTGGTTTATCTTTTCCACCTTCTTGAGCAAGAGCCGTATGTACGGACAAGCCGGAGGAATCTCCGCGGCGATAGGAGCCGTTTTGATTCTTGGGAGGAAAAATTTTGGAGAGCCAAGCGACTTTGCGATCGACAGAATCGTCGAGACTTTTATCGGGTTGTCTTGTTCGATCATGGTGGAGCTTGTCTTGCAGCCCACGCGAGCCGCTAATGTGGCGAAACTCGAGCTGTCTAGAAGCTTTCATGCTTTGTACGAGTGTGCAAGCTTGTTTGGAGCTAAACCGAGTAAAGCTGAGATCGTGGAGAGTCAAAAGAAGCTGAGAAGTCATTTGACTGCGCTCAAGAAGTGTACAGAAGAGGCACAAGCGGAGCCGAGTTTCTGGTTTTCGCCTTTTAACGCTTCTCGCTACGAAAAGCTCTTCAAATCATTGTGTAGAATGGCTGATCTATTGCAGTTCAGCAGTCACGCGATAGGGTTTCTTGAGGAACAAGGAAAAGGAAATTCACCACAGTGCAAGGAGATTCTTAGAGACGTAGACCAAGATCTCAAGAGTCTAACACAAAGCATAGGTCTTTTAGCCAAATCTTTTGAGGAAATTACTCTTCTCAAATCACTTGACGCATTCGAAAAGGCGCTTGTAAAGAACGATAACAGCTCATGGGACATTGAGTTGGGGAAGACACCAAACCCTAGTTTCTCAAGCCCCGAGAGCGAGCCAGAAAAGATTCTAAATACGTATCTCCAGCATTGCAGAGGAGTTGCGGATGGTATGTTCCGTGCGGAAGAAGAAAGAGAAGAGGTTAAAGTGGATAAGAGTCAGGTTGTGTTGAGTTTGAGTGCATTAGGGTTTTGTGTGGAGAAAATGGGGCAAGAGGCAATAGAAATTGAGGAGATGGTTAAAGAGGTTGTACAGTCGGAGAATCCTTCGAGCCACGTTAACTTGCATGAGATCTCTTGCAAAATACGTTCTCTGTACAAATAA